A window of Pyrus communis chromosome 3, drPyrComm1.1, whole genome shotgun sequence genomic DNA:
AGCACTTAGATTACGACAGGCAGAAACCACAATAAGCAATTCAACATTCCTACATATTCAAATCATGAAATTGAGCAACAATTTTCTCAATTCATACACAGAAATCCAAAGCATTACACCCACAGCATTAAACAACTGGTTCCACAAAATTCCCGCGGAGCCAGAAAATCGCATTATTATATCCAAAAACAGAGTAAGATCCCTGGAATTTCACTACCCTAAGCTTATGGAATGTCCCAGGGTTTGGGCTCAGGGACAGCAACCACCATACCTTGAAGCTCCGGAGTGAGGACGACCTGGCATCCCAGCCTGGAGTGCTTGTTGAGAACCCTAGCCCTCGAATTCCTCTTCAGCACGTACTCCTCGTCGTAGGACCGCGGCGGGAGCTTGTCGAACCATTCCTGGGCGATGTTGACTTCGCACTCGGCGGAGCAGGCGTCGATATCCTCGAGCCGGTGGGAAGCCGGTTCGATAAGGCCGCCCTGGGCCAGGGCCTTGAGGAGAGTGTGGCCCGATAGGCCCACGACCTCGCGCTTGCGGCCGTCGACGTCGATCGCGAAGAGCTTGATGATTCGGTCAGAAACTTTGGCAGAGTGGGTGGAGGAGGA
This region includes:
- the LOC137730053 gene encoding uncharacterized protein, which encodes MAMASLQRLHHYQILHRLPSLSLISRSSASSTSPSSSTHSAKVSDRIIKLFAIDVDGRKREVVGLSGHTLLKALAQGGLIEPASHRLEDIDACSAECEVNIAQEWFDKLPPRSYDEEYVLKRNSRARVLNKHSRLGCQVVLTPELQGMVVAVPEPKPWDIP